A single Aspergillus puulaauensis MK2 DNA, chromosome 7, nearly complete sequence DNA region contains:
- a CDS encoding class I SAM-dependent methyltransferase (COG:S;~EggNog:ENOG410PH04;~InterPro:IPR029063;~PFAM:PF13649,PF13489,PF08242,PF08241,PF13847;~SMCOG1089:methyltransferase;~antiSMASH:Cluster_7.2), whose translation MANVHVEAAVPDHQEEIEAEYSDYDSAVSDADYASLTTSLSSSVTNYVYENGRRYHRFREGQYLFPNDEVEQDRLDMVHHICRLILGGSLFKAPISTSPQRALDIGTGTGIWALEFADEFPSAEVLGIDLSPIQPQWTAPNCQFVVDDVEAVWPYPEAKAFDYIHQRNMVASLADWDRVARQAFQHLKPGGFYELQEFRFEFLSQGNEDAFNDSAINEWQKLLADGTVQFGKPLNVAGGLADKVKAAGFVNVHEDVLKIPIGSWPKDKALKTIGQWMQVHAIESVEPLTLAVFTRVLGWSEAECRVMIAKVQREFKERRQYYVYCHIIYGQKPTA comes from the exons ATGGCAAACGTCCACGTCGAGGCCGCTGTGCCCGACCACCAGGAAGAAATTGAAGCCGAGTACTCCGACTACGACTCCGCTGTCTCGGACGCCGACTACGCCTCGCTCACGACCTCGCTTTCGTCCAGTGTGACCAACTACGTCTACGAGAACGGCCGTCGCTACCACCGCTTCAGAGAAGGCCAGTATTTATTCCCCAATGATGAGGTCGAGCAGGACCGCCTGGACATGGTCCACCACATTTGCCGTCTAATTCTGGGCGGGAGTCTGTTCAAAGCGCCGATTTCGACATCTCCCCAGCGGGCTCTGGACATTGGAACCGGCACGGGGATCTGGGCGCTGGAATTCGCCGATGAGTTTCCCAGTGCTGAAGTGCTAGGAATCGACCTGAGTCCGATCCAGCCGCAATG GACTGCCCCTAACTGCCAATTCGTGgtcgacgacgtcgaggcTGTCTGGCCGTATCCAGAGGCCAAGGCGTTCGACTACATCCACCAGCGCAACATGGTCGCCTCCCTTGCTGATTGGGATCGCGTCGCGCGCCAGGCGTTCCAGCACTTGAAGCCTGGTGGCTTCTACGAGCTTCAAGAATTCCGCTTTGAGTTTTTGTCCCAGGGCAATGAGGATGCTTTTAACGATTCCGCCATCAACGAGTGGCAGAAGCTCCTGGCCGATGGGACAGTCCAGTTTGGAAAGCCCCTCAATGTTGCGGGCGGACTCGCCGACAAGGTCAAGGCTGCCGGCTTCGTCAATGTCCATGAGGACGTGCTGAAAATTCCGATCGGGTCCTGGCCCAAGGACAAGGCGCTCAAGACGATCGGCCAGTGGATGCAGGTTCATGCGATCGAGTCGGTCGAGCCACTCACCCTGGCGGTGTTTACCCGTGTCCTGGGCTGGAGCGAGGCCGAGTGCCGTGTGATGATTGCAAAGGTCCAAAGGGAGTTCAAAGAGCGTCGGCAGTATTATGTCTACTGCCATATTATTTACGGCCAAAAGCCGACTGCTTAA
- a CDS encoding uncharacterized protein (COG:S;~EggNog:ENOG410PX6Z;~TransMembrane:3 (i59-79o85-107i179-205o);~antiSMASH:Cluster_7.2), translating into MPQLRNLPYCVLYLFTWPYYGTLVRYTIEPLERIAAPQKDLLELSERVRDFALGKGEELKYISFAATINTALTVATFSWPRLDGSPWAVSALLYTSLFFTIGALVIGSQHIMFFHKMCPANNHSMADGPCDAGMHNMYQVARAQFLDAHSRSWTVVFRPEAGEVTDKLLLHRSINPSMVLTWQCPIALMAWSWVSYSVAIVVLIAKPFMAANSDHDERKVTLSYELFNDIY; encoded by the exons ATGCCTCAGCTCAGGAACCTGCCCTACTGCGTTCTCTATCTCTTCACCTGGCCATACTACGGAACCCTTGTGAGATACACAATCGAGCCCCTCGAGCGCATCGCCGCCCCTCAAAAGGACTTGCTTGAGTTGAGCGAGCGCGTGCGAGACTTTGCGCTGGGAAAGGGTGAAGAGCTCAAGTACATCAGCTTTGCG GCGACGATAAACACAGCTCTGACAGTCGCAACCTTCTCGTGGCCCCGACTAGATGGCTCACCATGGGCTGTCTCTGCCCTCCTCTACACgtcgctcttcttcaccatcggCGCCCTCGTCATCGGCTCTCAGCACATCATGTTCTTCCACAAGATGTGTCCCGCCAATAACCACAGTATGGCCGATGGGCCATGCGACGCCGGAATGCACAACATGTACCAGGTCGCGCGGGCGCAGTTTCTCGACGCGCACAGCCGCTCCTGGACTGTGGTCTTTAGACCAGAGGCTGGAGAAGTGACCGACAAGCTCCTGCTGCACCGATCGATAAACCCCAGCATGGTTCTCACATGGCAGTGTCCGATTGCACTGATGGCGTGGTCGTGGGTTTCATACTCGGTTGCGATCGTGGTGTTGATTGCGAAACCGTTTATGGCGGCCAATAGCGATCATGATGAGCGAAAGGTAACGCTCTCTTACGAGCTGTTCAATGATATATACTAA
- a CDS encoding uncharacterized protein (COG:S;~EggNog:ENOG410Q0X1;~InterPro:IPR013783,IPR036452,IPR011483;~PFAM:PF07632;~SECRETED:SignalP(1-18);~antiSMASH:Cluster_7.2): MLFLVLTALWALATQALAKTVNRSALLPFPNKPRVFILSDISNEPDDQQSLTRYLLYANQFQTEGIVAVTSTWLRDEVHPEDMLSVIDAYGNVTDNLNQHAPLDAPYPSGDHIRSLLRKGAETYGMTAVGKNVTLSDGGKLLLERLQDPSDEPLWVTAWGGTNVLAHVLYRIHDTYSAEDAAVLRSKLRVYAVSDQDDTGAWIRQQWPDIFYISSTHGWNQYGLAAWIGISGERYYGVDIGGPDFSKVSHSWLRNNIQIGPYGKTAYPDYKFIMEGDTPTFLYLVQNGLGVREYPQYGSWGGRYDRVNPSTVLDFRHYSDSADRVVGVNNQTYTSSAASIWRWRDAFQNDFAARMQWSLPLNISKANHHPVIALNGSTGLAPLDLTVSVGSTVTLDARGTSDPDNDGLTFRWFQYKEPGTNDWNVDGKVPALNVSTSSGGRLAKVDIPAEDESCNGEGFNPSGCWLLHLILEVTDNGYHPLTSYRRILLQTVSS, from the exons ATGTTattcctcgtcctcacagCCCTATGGGCGCTGGCCACCCAGGCCCTGGCAAAAACCGTGAACAGAAGCGCCCTCTTGCCATTTCCCAATAAACCCCGCGTGTTTATTCTGTCCGACATTTCCAACGAGCCCGACGACCAGCAGTCGCTGACCCGGTACCTTCTCTACGCCAACCAGTTCCAGACAGAGGGCATTGTGGCGGTTACGTCGACCTGGCTCCGAGATGAAGTTCACCCGGAGGATATGCTGTCTGTTATCGATGCCTATGGGAATGTCACGGATAACCTCAACCAGCATGCCCCGCTGGATGCCCCGTATCCATCCGGTGACCACATTCGCAGTCTTTTGCGGAAAGGGGCCGAG acATACGGGATGACTGCCGTCGGAAAAAACGTTACTCTCAGTGACGGAGGAAAGCTGCTGCTCGAGCGCCTCCAGGACCCATCGGACGAGCCGTTGTGGGTAACGGCCTGGGGGGGAACCAACGTCCTCGCCCATGTTCTGTACAGAATCCACGATACGTATTCCGCTGAGGATGCAGCTGTTCTGCGCTCCAAGCTGCGAGTCTACGCCGTATCCGACCAGGATGATACCGGTGCGTGGATCAGACAGCAGTGGCCGGatatcttctatatctcATCTACACACGGCTGGAACCAGTACGGACTTGCTGCTTGGATCGGCATCTCGGGCGAGCGATACTATGGCGTCGACATTGGCGGCCCCGACTTTTCCAAAGTATCGCACAGCTGGCTGCGTAATAATATCCAGATCGGACCGTATGGAAAGACGGCGTATCCAGACTACAAGTTCATCATGGAGGGCGACACTCCGACATTCTTGTATCTAGTGCAGAATGGTCTCGGTGTGCGCGAGTATCCCCAGTACGGCTCATGGGGAGGCAGATATGACCGGGTGAATCCGTCTACGGTATTGGACTTTCGCCACTACTCTGACTCGGCCGATCGAGTTGTTGGCGTCAATAACCAGACCTATACTTCCAGTGCTGCCAGTATCTGGCGGTGGCGAGATGCGTTCCAGAATGACTTTGCTGCGCGCATGCAGTGGTCTCTGCCTTTGAATATCAGCAAGGCTAACCATCACCCGGTTATCGCACTGAATGGCAGCACTGGGCTTGCTCCTTTGGACCTTACTGTTTCAGTCGGGTCGACCGTTACTCTTGATGCCAGGGGAACTTCTGATCCGGATAATGATGGCCTGACCTTCCGGTGGTTCCAGTATAAAGAGCCTGGCACGAACGACTGGAATGTTGATGGAAAGGTCCCGGCACTGAATGTGAGTACCTCGAGTGGCGGCCGATTGGCGAAGGTAGACATTCCTGCTGAAGACGAGAGCTGCAATGGTGAAGGGTTCAACCCCTCTGgatgctggctgctgcacTTGATTCTGGAGGTGACGGATAATGGATATCACCCATTGACCAGCTATCGTCGCATTCTGTTGCAGACGGTATCTAGCTGA
- a CDS encoding acetoacetate decarboxylase family protein (COG:S;~EggNog:ENOG410PRIM;~InterPro:IPR010451,IPR023375;~PFAM:PF06314;~antiSMASH:Cluster_7.2;~go_function: GO:0016829 - lyase activity [Evidence IEA]), with the protein MPRGTLSVSNTAIPQYAPPYPTDGSDYTSDAVLTIPYQTTAECVRHFVPDMLELDDEPEASVMLFQHRMTSFGPYNEYVHTVKVKYQGEKYDYCLSLILDNDSPILCGREQFGFPKKLGVVSLEPKTGSTITHGTVERPPGQKIVEVGFQPQHKVKSSLEHTIKGLNLRVIPSVVPGQGPSVKELVPVDITIEGSAVWQGSGSVCFPAPSRFDPMHQVKVLRYKPATLLRNASSAIRCPTKVFPI; encoded by the coding sequence ATGCCCCGTGGAACTCTGTCCGTATCCAACACCGCCATCCCCCAGTACGCGCCGCCGTATCCGACAGACGGCAGCGACTACACAAGCGACGCCGTCCTGACAATCCCGTATCAAACAACAGCCGAATGCGTGCGCCATTTCGTGCCAGACATGCTGGAGCTCGACGACGAGCCCGAGGCATCAGTCATGCTGTTCCAGCACAGAATGACCTCGTTCGGCCCGTACAACGAGTACGTCCACACGGTCAAGGTCAAGTACCAGGGCGAGAAATACGACTACTGCCTCTCGCTCATCCTGGACAACGACTCGCCGATATTATGCGGTCGCGAGCAATTCGGATTCCCCAAGAAGCTGGGAGTGGTGAGTTTGGAGCCGAAGACTGGGTCGACTATCACCCATGGCACCGTGGAGAGGCCCCCAGGGCAGAAGATTGTCGAAGTAGGGTTCCAGCCTCAGCACAAGGTCAAGAGTAGTCTGGAACATACGATTAAAGGGCTGAATTTACGCGTTATTCCATCGGTGGTGCCGGGGCAGGGCCCGTCTGTCAAGGAGCTGGTGCCGGTCGATATCACCATCGAGGGCAGTGCTGTATGGCAGGGCTCTGGGTCTGTGTGTTTCCCAGCGCCCTCGCGGTTTGATCCAATGCATCAAGTCAAAGTGCTTCGATATAAGCCGGCGACGCTGCTGCGGAATGCATCCTCGGCCATCCGCTGTCCGACAAAGGTGTTTCCGATTTAG
- a CDS encoding F-box protein (COG:S;~EggNog:ENOG410PXWC;~InterPro:IPR001810,IPR036047;~antiSMASH:Cluster_7.2;~go_function: GO:0005515 - protein binding [Evidence IEA]), producing MSVDEDEGSTTTTDAYQDFLSSTLYPQNELYGEPIGNFGYSNTNTGTRNETIIHIAEEEIPAEYEPEELEHIPSLTCTEANAYSGHRIALEEMRGCRTVQFLVHKSCAKGGWKPDGLHEPWEISEDWFLGGVCDGLSRDGYPDVWPARGGVETPATDNMNFVPESTTADEFAMPFHPWCFDIFCRQSKAQFKHVNISGLMKWRNAEFTWDGFYSFPRAGDISSMEEQFWRHDRGSEYLAANPLYVPYLPSVLDAAREDNVDKSPGITKTREQGGRAKLEPLPLDIHLLIVEFLDPADITSLRIASTAFTKLPNSVWYRLVRDEMPWLWEAWDEGEAEHTPSPWTMMTANEVKLLLEQRKHYSEILAKERIPVNGMLDYLLPNPSARPDVKLSRGNTNWHQVYVQIKQNWDRLKGLRNRQRIWEDMEEVMRRIKRYEQE from the exons ATGAgcgtcgacgaggacgaaggaaGCACCACCACGACTGATGCATACCAGGACTTCTTGTCCAGCACCCTATATCCACAGAACGAATTATACGGAGAACCCATCGGCAACTTCGGCTACTCGAACACGAACACAGGTACGAGAAACGAGACCATTATTCACATCGCAGAAGAGGAAATACCAGCAGAGTATGAGCcggaagagctggaacaTATCCCCAGCCTCACCTGCACAGAGGCGAATGCGTACTCAGGACATCGAATCGCCCTAGAAGAGATGAGAGGCTGTCGCACTGTCCAGTTCCTGGTGCATAAAAGCTGCGCCAAAGGGGGATGGAAACCGGACGGACTCCACGAACCGTGGGAGATATCCGAAGACTGGTTCCTAGGTGGAGTCTGTGATGGACTATCGCGAGATGGTTATCCCGACGTCTGGCCTGCACGAGGTGGTGTGGAGACTCCAGCGACAGACAATATGAATTTTGTT CCAGAGTCGACAACTGCAGACGAATTTGCCATGCCATTCCACCCGTGGTGTTTTGACATCTTCTGTCGACAATCCAAAGCCCAGTTCAAGCACGTCAATATCTCGGGGCTCATGAAGTGGCGGAATGCCGAATTCACCTGGGATGGCTTCTATTCCTTTCCTCGTGCTGGCGATATTTCCTCCATGGAGGAACAGTTCTGGCGACACGACCGTGGGTCGGAGTATCTGGCTGCCAACCCGCTCTACGTGCCATATCTACCGTCTGTTCTAGATGCAGCTAGAGAGGATAACGTCGACAAATCTCCAGGAATAACAAAAACACGAGAACAAGGCGGCCGGGCCAAGTTGGAGCCCTTACCACTTGATATCCACCTCTTGATAGTTGAATTTCTCGATCCTGCCGATATAACGAGCCTGCGAATTGCCTCGACAGCCTTCACCAAGCTGCCAAACAGTGTATGGTATCGACTTGTGCGCGATGAAATGCCCTGGCTCTGGGAAGCATGGGACGAGGGGGAAGCCGAGCACACTCCATCTCCCTGGACCATGATGACTGCCAACGAGGTTAAGCTCTTACTCGAGCAACGCAAGCACTATTCCGAAATCCTGGCAAAGGAACGTATCCCGGTCAACGGCATGCTTGATTATCTACTCCCGAATCCGAGTGCTCGACCGGACGTTAAACTTTCTCGAGGAAACACAAACTGGCATCAGGTGTATGTACAGATTAAACAGAACTGGGACAGGCTAAAGGGATTGCGCAATCGACAGCGGATCTGGGAGGACATGGAGGAGGTGATGCGCCGCATCAAGAGATATGAGCAGGAGTAG
- a CDS encoding aldo/keto reductase family protein (COG:C;~EggNog:ENOG410PM5J;~InterPro:IPR020471,IPR036812,IPR023210;~PFAM:PF00248;~SMCOG1039:aldo/keto reductase family oxidoreductase;~antiSMASH:Cluster_7.2;~go_function: GO:0016491 - oxidoreductase activity [Evidence IEA];~go_process: GO:0055114 - oxidation-reduction process [Evidence IEA]), whose product MANTRAKPRVILGTMTFGPDTSTGARVTSLDTYNSILDYFQSQGNNEIDTARCYVGGQQEAFTRLARWKERGLSCATKWYPYGADDGKTGAHRADRVEEMLNKSLSELGTDCVDIFYLHAPDRTTPFQEPLRKLDELHKQGKFVQLGLSNYTAYEVAEIVMLCRVNGWVQPTIFQCMYNAITRTIEPELVAACRRYSLDIVVYNPLAGGLFSGKYTSLSTTSVPSEGRYSNVDGEVGDLYRKRYFKDATFEALRIVEPVAKQHGLSLLETAVRWLTHHSALSIKDGGNDGIIIGVSSQTQLEQNLENIEKGPLPEDVVKALDEAWLVCKPTAADYWHNELVYDYDVKDALANIIT is encoded by the exons ATGGCGAATACACGAGCAAAGCCCCGGGTGATTCTGGGCACGATGACCTT TGGCCCCGACACATCAACCGGTGCTCGGGTCACTTCTCTGGATACCTACAACTCCATCCTAGACTACTTCCAATCGCAGGGGAACAACGAGATCGACACCGCACGCTGCTACGTTGGCGGACAGCAAGAAGCATTCACCCGCCTCGCACGGTGGAAGGAGCGCGGCCTCAGCTGCGCAACAAAATGGTATCCCTACGGAGCCGACGATGGGAAGACCGGGGCCCATAGAGCGGATAGGGTCGAGGAGATGTTGAACAAGTCTCTGTCGGAATTAGGGACCGACTGCGTTGACATTTTCTACCTGCACGCTCCCGATCGGACGACGCCATTCCAAGAGCCGCTGAGGAAGCTCGATGAACTGCATAAGCAGGGCAAATTCGTTCAGCTGGGTTTATCAAACTATACTGCGTATGAGGTTGCAGAGATTGTGATGTTGTGTCGAGTCAATGGATGGGTGCAGCCAACG ATCTTCCAATGTATGTACAACGCCATCACCCGCACCATCGAGCCGGAACTGGTCGCTGCGTGTCGACGGTACAGTCTGGATATAGTCGTCTACAATCCTCTCGCCGGGGGTCTCTTTTCCGGCAAATACAcctccctctcaaccacctCTGTACCCAGCGAAGGCCGATATTCCAACGTCGACGGGGAGGTCGGGGATCTATATCGCAAGCGCTACTTCAAAGATGCTACATTCGAGGCTCTACGCATCGTCGAACCAGTCGCTAAACAGCACGGACTGAGCTTACTTGAAACTGCTGTGCGCTGGCTAACTCACCATTCCGCACTTAGTATCAAGGACGGGGGCAATGACGGTATCATTATCGGTGTCTCAAGTCAGACGCAGCTGGAGCAGAACCTTGAGAACATTGAAAAAGGACCGTTACCGGAAGACGTCGTCAAGGCGTTGGATGAGGCGTGGCTGGTCTGTAAACCTACGGCTGCGGACTATTGGCATAACGAGTTGGTGTATGACTATGATGTAAAGGACGCATTGGCCAATATCATAACTTAA
- a CDS encoding SDR family NAD(P)-dependent oxidoreductase (COG:Q;~EggNog:ENOG410PUI1;~InterPro:IPR002347,IPR036291,IPR020904;~PFAM:PF00106,PF13561,PF08659;~SMCOG1001:short-chain dehydrogenase/reductase SDR;~antiSMASH:Cluster_7.2;~go_function: GO:0016491 - oxidoreductase activity [Evidence IEA];~go_process: GO:0055114 - oxidation-reduction process [Evidence IEA]), producing MAPPAIYPSLQDKTVVISGGAEGIGAATVEAFALQGSKVIFLDISNDAAQKTIDHVVSRTKEAESRAGPAIKAPVFYYCDLSSLSEVQSTAAKILEEHGPVHVLVNNAAAAGSVARLGSQDVTAEAWDFSMNTNLRHVFFLTQAFVPGMKSLGGGSIVNMGSITWRIPAAGTPVYGACKAAIMGLTRTQSQEFGADNIRVNSVMPGAIATERQIRDVLTPEYRAEVFRGQALQRDLVPMDVAKVIVFLGSDEASGVTGSSYVVDGGWVGDP from the coding sequence ATGGCACCACCTGCAATCTATCCCAGCCTGCAAGACAAGACAGTCGTCATCTCCGGCGGCGCAGAGGGAATCGGCGCCGCAACAGTCGAAGCCTTCGCCctgcaaggcagcaaagtcATCTTCCTGGACATTTCCAACGACGCCGCGCAAAAGACAATCGACCATGTCGTTTCACGAACTAAGGAGGCCGAGTCTCGAGCTGGTCCTGCGATAAAGGCCCCGGTATTCTACTACTGCGACTTGAGCAGTCTCTCTGAAGTGCAATCAACGGCGGCAAAAATTCTGGAAGAGCATGGGCCGgtccatgtcctcgtcaatAATGCCGCCGCGGCAGGCAGCGTCGCACGACTGGGTTCGCAGGATGTCACGGCTGAAGCTTGGGATTTCAGTATGAATACGAATCTGCGACATGTCTTCTTCCTGACGCAGGCGTTTGTGCCCGGGATGAAGAGTCTGGGTGGTGGGAGCATCGTCAATATGGGGTCCATCACATGGCGTATTCCAGCTGCTGGTACTCCGGTTTATGGGGCCTGCAAAGCAGCTATTATGGGCCTGACGCGTACCCAGAGTCAGGAATTTGGTGCCGACAATATCCGGGTTAACAGCGTCATGCCTGGTGCGATTGCGACCGAGAGGCAGATTCGTGATGTCCTCACGCCGGAGTACCGTGCGGAAGTCTTCCGCGGACAGGCATTGCAGCGAGATTTGGTTCCGATGGATGTTGCAAAGGTGATTGTGTTTTTGGGAAGCGATGAAGCGAGTGGAGTGACTGGCAGTTCgtatgttgttgatggtggctgggttggtgatCCTTGA